The sequence ttgaaaacagaacacaaatcattgcattccaagcgatcacccaactcacacgatcacaaatcatgaacttgaaccaagtctagtaaaccagtaagcaaatcaagagaaaagctgtgcacaaaCACGCTTCAAACACAGCGTAAGTGTGCGGTGGTCGGCGTTTGGAAGGTGGGCGTGGTTTTATGTTTTGGTCTGGGCAGTCAAACTTTTCTGTTCGCGCGTCGATGTTTTGAATGTGGCGGGTTCATGTTTTCGGTTGACATGTCTTTCTGACAGCCGGAAAAAGTTGCGGTCAGACGTGCTGGCGGCAGTGTCTTTGTTTtttacgttttgaacacattagtgatttcagcagtatgatcgttttgaagagcaaaACAGTTTAGGTCGGACATATCTCGTTATCCAGAGTAGCCATATCACTgaaccaatgatcgtaaatttgctaatacatacaagttatgtataaaagttgatgtatcgatcactttatgtaggtcgtacgggttacaCTCTCGTGTTGTATCAGTTTGATAATTGTCGACCAGTGCAAATCGGGGGCCactcggagaaatcctaccggtgcgctaagctttgatcatgatcgtttccacagtcaaaatcacagtccgtaGTAATTGTACAGTTGTTTAAGTCCgacatcaataattcatcacataagttacgtaaacaattgaatcaaaccaaacggttaGTTTGCTGCTGCCATTGTTGGGCCTGTTGTGTATACGGAGCACAACTTAGCTGTAGGCTTCGTTGGTTACAGGTGGCCCGATCTctagtattctccttttcttgacttgatagactatggtatttcaagggttttacatgtgtgatcaTGACGGCCCCCGATTTTTATGGATTTTATAAAATggccccttgggacaggagtagggGCCCAAAGTGGCCCCTTGTTTTTACgtcctagaatgaacactggATGGGTAAGTGACAGACCAGTTAATGAATGTGTAGATTATCATAATTtagtttttgtttgattttgttcaatttcaGTCTGATCAGGTTGGCTATTACACATGTGAGTTTGAACACATTGATCCAGACGATGGCAGAGTATATTTGAAAGGCTTGGATAAAAGTTTCAGAGATCAAGtaagtcaaaatatttaaaaattacagtATTTACATGCAATCCTGTCAACATTGGTCCACACAAACCACTACCCCGGTACTTTTGTGTCGGCCCAACTTTCTGACAAGCGCCATTGTTGGAGGCATAAAGTCATTGCCTATGACATCAGCAGAGTACATGTacagaatttgaaatatcatgtCCTTTACATCATGAATCAGCTTACAGATAGAAAAAGTTCTCCAGACAGCTGCATAACTTTAGGTGGTGTAAAAATCTGTTTGTATTACGAATGCTGTTGAAATAGTGCTGATTACAAGTGACgccatttttctttcattaatatgaaaaaataaatgtttgtctgcattttccacaAGAACGATGAAAATGAAACCTGCCATGTGTTACAAtggatactaaaagtcacactaattcatatgaatttatggctcagattACAAGATGCAACAACAGCCGCATATGCAACAAATAAATTAGTCCGAATTTTCTGATGTCGCGTGCATGCAGCTATATTATGTAACAAACATGAAATCAAAGCGCTATTTGCAATATTACTTAATagcatttcacaaaacaaacatcaatacCGGTAGatgtacaaatgtacatgtcagTTAGTAAAAGCATGATTCAAGAAGTTGAGTGTCCAGAATAAATTGTCAGCTATGTATTTGTTGGTGGCATTCATCTTACCGGTATTCTTATTTTCATCTTACCAGTATTTGTTTATCTGCTACACTAAATCATAAGGTGTCatgaaattaaccctttgagtgctgtaccctaatttttcccaccaaaattttagagcaacattttaccaattttcataatttttttctgtaattaccCCTTACTTACTAGTAAATGAAATTCAACTATCTCATTCCTGACTCCATGAACATCTTTCCAgattttcaactttttcaagAAGAGAATATCACAACAATATCCACTGGAGGAGGTAACAACAGATCCTTACAAACATGCACAAGAAAGCCATGAGGTAAGTTGGACGTCAAAGATCTGAAGCTGAACAGCCCACCTCAAGAGGGCGCATGCCTGTGTCTGTTTGATAATAACTTTCCTTCCTAATGCTCCATGCAGCACATCAAAACCATTCTTTGGTATGTGATATGAACTTTGTGCCATGGATAAAAGCTCTATGTTGTTTTAAGGGACTTTGCCGAGGGACACCATGAAAAAAAGTTTCCTAATGTATAGCACAGTTTCTTTTAGGAATGTCACAATGCTATCTCAATcttaaatttgttttgaagatatttaaaatttagaAGGCAACTGGTGTACATGTATGACGCATGAAGCCATGATTGTTACTGAGTCATTACACGCACAGTCTAATATGGTCGGTTGAAATGTACTGGTAGCTATATCCAACAAAGATatgtcactgaggtcatttTCTACACAATTCTGTATCATACCGTACATCTGTTTGAGATTTCCACTGTGAAGGCCACATATAAACTTCATACAATTCCTGGGGTAATAAAGCAGGACGACAAAAACTGTATCATAAGTTAAAGAGGCATATTCTCTTATGAGACAAAAAAGCAAATGAAATTAGTTGAAATTAATGGAAAGGAAAGACTGTCAAGATGTGAGTTACATTAATATGTTCACTGTAATTCTCTCTAAATACATGTAGTTCCacagtcaccattgataacaatagctgtaggccaaaccattgtgtgAAAAGGTTAATGTACAAAGAACAATAGGACTGGTGTAACTCGAGAAAAATAGTCCGCCTTTAGACCTTACATTTTAATAGGCATTTTGTGTACAGTACATTATCACAATACAGCATGCATGTGTATTGCAAAGTCATGGTAGCAAAGTTGATATATGCAATATCACATCTAGTAAGTCACATTTGTCAGGGATGTAGAAAGTAGCTGGCAGCCGGCAAAAACATCTGGCTGTAGGTAAAATTTGTCAGCTGTgaaaatatcagtttaataaaaaatcacagacattttccaaaaatgtaatgtgCCAAACATTTATCAcctatacttttatttttgccacctgtgACCAAAATTTGCTACATCCCTGTTTTTTAAGCAGACATTTCTCACCGAGATCACAttcaaaaacattgttttcagtccgtgtctctttctctctctgttaCAGTCCTTCATGAAAAGCAGATCCACCATGGTACTCGGTAGGAATGAAATACTGCAAAAGGTAAGGCAtttcaaagtcatattcataagtTTATTTTTCATGCCAGACCTTCTCGAAGATATTAACTGAAAGTATGTTACATTACCTTTGTGGAGGAAGAATACGGTAAGTATTTTGTCATCTGATGATGGAACGAAATGTATGAAGAATGTTCAACTTGTATATCTAAATTCATGTATGATGAGAAATGTACATGAAGGCTTGCCACCACATTTGTTTTAATGAACACCAGATTGTTGTGTGGATTCTCAAGAACTATGAAAAGATTTTGTTGAATATTCCATTGACTGTTTTAATTTAGAAACCATGATATCAACAGAAACATCACTGTGGTACGTTAGCTGAcgcttcttcaaattttgattccCAGATTTCCGACTACATCACCGGCATTGCTATAGACAGACCGTTGATCATCCTAGGGGGCCCTGGTATGGGGAAATCGTCCATCATTGCCAAAGTTGCAGACGAGGCCACCCTCAGGGCCTCTCAGAAACAGATTCCAGGGTAAGTTAACTTGTAATCATGTGTGAAAAAGAATTTTCGTTCATTTTGGTAACGTCATGTCAGTTTCGAGGATAGCATTACTGGTTAGTTGAAGTTTTCTCTGAAacagtgaaaaatattgttatagTAGTGGAGATGACACTCATGTAAGCACCAGTAGATGGTACTGTGACTGTACTAGAAGTAAGCTTATTCTCACACTTTACACCATTACTAATATTGATCTCTATAATACGTGTACTTTAAACTGAGACAGGTTGTATGTAATTCCTGCAAATTTTTCCACAGCGctggtgacactggctggtatgTGTTCTACCACTTTGTTGGAGCAGTACCAGGCTCTACAGATCTGGAGAGAGCTCTAAAGCGGCTCCTTAAAGAGATCGGCATTGTGAATGTAAGCAAATTCCCCCTTTTAGgataatattgaattttgccAAGTGTTTCAATCTCACAGCCATTTCATTTCTTGATTGTAAGTTGGATAGATTCATCAAGAGTACTGTTTTCCCACTGATTCAAATTCTCAAAATAGTGATGATTGTTTTTCTTTGGTCAGGAAACTCAACTGTTAACAAATCGTTGATTAAAATACCAACTTGTATCTGCATGAACAACTTCATAATCATTCGCTTCTAAATGTTACTGGTTTTGTAACCTGCAGGAAGCCACAATGCCGACTGATTTGGAGGCCACGTGCCAAATGACCAGCGGTGTCTTGTCAAATCCAAATACAAGAccaaccatcatcatcattgatgCCCTCAATCAGGTATGCTGAGAAAGTTTGTAATTAATAAGTTCTGTTTGGATCATATTTACTCTGATGATTGCCCATGAGATAATATAGCTGATTTCATCAAGGGGAAAATCTGTCCAAAGCGCTAGAAACAATTGAAGTGCTTTGTGATGAGAAGTCTTTCTTCCTTCAATTACACTTAGATTAAGCGTTGCTCAAAAGATTCCATCAAAAAATGACGGTAGTTGATGAATGTTACTAATCTTGGAACTCAGAGAACCCCAGCAGACAGTGTGAGCAGTTGTACTATTTGAAATAAAGGCACAAAGGGTCAGTCAAACTCAAGTAGTTTACCACCTGAATGCTTCTtggaattttcactgaaatttctaGTTTTTGGTTTCCTTTTCCAGTTTGATGATGACAAATTTTCAATGAGCTGGTTGCCTAGGAAACTGGCTCCTCAAATCCGAGTGGTGATGTCAATGATCAACAACACCCCACCGCACAAGAGTTTACGCGAAAGGACTAATCCTCCTGACGAGGCCTATGTAACTCCACTGGACATGCAATCAAGAAAGGTATGGTTAAAGAactttgtttctgaaaattcTGAAAGATTTAGCCTATATATATGGTTTAGGCAGtaccaaaagaaaccaaaagaTTTAaccttttactcaaactttccccaaggaaaTTTTAAATCATTCTTACTTTTATACTTTTATTgccactgtgcaaattttggtactggaaaaacaaatttacaaacatttacaaatgttttaattcaaaatggcaattgAATCTGTGAATGCTTTATATTCCACATTATTTCAGGAAATAGTTACAGAGATCTTAGGACGATACAACAAACGACTTGACGAGGAGCAGATGACCAAGTTGCTGTCCAAGGATTCTTCCCAGAATCCCCTGTGGTTGGCCATAGCTTGTGAAGAGCTAAGGGTATTTGGCGTTTTCCATGAAATGAATACAAAGATCGACAGTCTGGCAGATGGATTGCTAGAGTGAGTATCAGAAAGGCCCACTTGATCTCCCTGACAgtcttgaaaaatgttttcagtCTTGTAGTTTGAGTGACATAAAAACGCAAAGTTCTAATGTTATTTAAGCCTTTATGAGAGTGCTAGATAGGTGCTCGGAactattatgtttttgaaaatacctTCCATTAGGATATATGGTGCGACAGGCACATACTTGACACATTTCCAAGAGATACCTGAAGAGGGCGCTATTGATCTCAGGTCATGCTTTAATTAACcgtgtgtacatgtgttttacaGTCTTCTTGCTCAGGTCCTGAAAAGATTTGAAGAGGAGAACGGAGGCCACCTCCTGGTGGCGACACTGTGTCTACTAGAATCTTCCTCCACTGGCCTTCTTGAAATTGAACTCTTGGAGATTCTTGGAGATGAGCCACACTTGATGCCACCAGAATCTTCCGAAGAGAAAGGTAACGTATACAGTCTGTCCATATTGAAGCATCTGTGCTCCATGTCTAGATTAACAATGGGTCTtttagtttttagctcatatttggtatgtatataaataccaaaagagcttatatggtgagtcggtggcatctgtatgtctgtatgtatgtatgtgtgtatgtatgtatgtatgtatgtatgtatgtatgtatgtatgtatgtatgtatgtatgtggcgATGTATGTTTAACAGTGTAATTTGAAGTTTAGCCTGCAATACCATTTCACCCAACAGAGACTATTTGATTGCCAAGCAGTTGTAATTTTGACCACAACATCTTTACCTAAccaaaatttcatcattaacATAACAAGAATACACAGACACATCTTATCCAAGTGAACCATTCCTTTAGGATCTGTAGATTTATAGACTCTGGGTCTACAGCTCCCAAggattaaacatattttttattactGCTATCTCAAAGTAAAATATTAGTTAAGGTGATCTctcttttttgaagaaattacATTATTTGTTATTTGCACAGTAGGAGCTCCAGCAAAGGCCCAGGTGACCTGGAAGAAATCACAGCAACTACCAGCAATGAAGTGGGCAGCTGTCTATCGAGCACTTAAACCATTTCTCCGGCCTTTTGGTGACAGTGGAGAAGGAAGACTTGACTTTTATCACAGGTCGCTCAGCAAGGCTGTCAGGCACATGTAAGTAGAGCTCATTGAGTCACCATCaactttaatgttttttttcatttgtctttACTTAAGATATCAAACAATTAAGTAACATGAAATCCAAGTAAGAGAACAAGACAACTCCAGAGGGCAGTGTATTCATGCTATCACACTGGTGTTCATCATCTTATTGAATTTATATTTTACTCACCTATTCTTTCTGTCTTGTAATTAATCTCACATTTCTATAAGAAAGCATTGTTTTCTCTTTGACAATTAAATGTATCAATTTACGGCATAATTGTCAGCCTTTTGTGAGATTCTAGGGTACATGCCAAAACACAGTTCCTGTGTTTTCCCTTTATTTGGTGACTTTCAGTGACATACTGCTCAAGTGTGACTATTGTGGTCCTGATAATACTTGCAGAAATCTTGGTTTTGAGTGTGATGTCtgtgctaggtgactgggtgctgtACGTCGTGAGTTCAAATCCCCTTGAGAATTTACGCAATTACATGTaccgctgaaaaatatgacaataaccaaaaaacatttcaaaatgtagCTGTTTTACAAAAGTAATGGCACCACTGATTGTTTGAGGGAGTTAAAGATAATTTCAAACATTTAGTACCATGCGTCCACAATCTTGTAACTCCAACATATTCTTTGTCATGTCTATCTTTTTCCAGGTATTTTCTTAATGACGATGGCAATGAAAACGACGATGACAGCCGGGATATCTATCAGTGGTGGCACAGGAAATTGGCGGACTATTTTGAACAGGTGGATAACCTGGAACGGAGAATAGAGGTGAGATGTccatgttgtcatgacaaccagAGTGTGACACAACCAGCATTTCccaaatatcacatgacctttttgtctttttttccaGAGCATTTCAATCTGGTAATAAGTCTGCGGCTCTGGATACAGTTAGCTGTACAGCCAATACAATCCCAGTTTTTAACCGGAATCCATTTACAGCTAATAGAATCCCAGTTTACTGAAATCCATTTACAGCCAATAGAATCCCACTTTACCAAAATCCATTTCATCCTTCAGAAATCCATTTTATAGTTTAAAATGATTTAACAATTGCTGCTTAGGCATGTTGGGTTTAGTACTGTTACATATAACCACATTTCAGATTCACGTGCTTTCTCTGTTTCATCATTTGATAGTGTCTTCCAAACCCTATTTCTATGTAACAGTAACCCCAATAATGaaagttttcaacttttgtaTATGCTTTGCTCTTGGAAATTTTTTGACTCTTTCAAAggtcattatgcaaatttgaatgagaGAGATTACCTATATTTAAAGCTTTGAAAGGCAGCTTTTATCTATGTAAATTTCATTGgaacaataaaattttgtttctgtttccatAAAAATGAGAAAGTGAAAGTGCAATTTTCTTTGCTCTTCAAGTTTCTAAGTAAAACCTTACATTGTCAAGCTTTGGACCAGCAAGGAATATAAGGTTTTGAGAGTCAGAAAATTTGTGCGCAAGTTGTATTCCTCATTTGAAAACAATCCACCATTCGATTATCATTGGCATTGTGAAATAAGAATGAACGCTTTTCAGTCAGAAAAGTGATGAATTTGTTTGTAATGCTTCATCTTCAATCTGTGAAATCTAGGAATACCCGgtgcatcttgtgaaaatcaACGACAAAGAGAGGCTACAGAACTTTCTGACACAGTGGGTGGTATTTGACAATCTGTATGATGATGAGTATAGTTCCAAATTGCTGTATTACTGGAGACAGGtgagaatattttgatgaacTTCATCCATAATGTTAACatgaattttttgatttttcacatcGCTTAGATACAACCGAATGTATGCATTCCTGTCTCATACAGATTCCCAAAAACCAGTAGTGAGCAATTTAACACCATTCTTCCATCCATTATGGTACAGGTCATATCCATTGAAAGagaatattttaaacttttgctcaaagtttcttAAAGCATACATTGAACTATTCTCTGTCATAATCAAGACaaaaattacctaatatttaccaatatttgaacatCAAACACGGCTGGAATACGATTCACTgtatgggaaaaaattaaaatttttaatttttacaaagaCAAGATTATAGTAAACTTCACTCACCCTCCTGGTTTTCAAAAAGAGTTCGGACCAGCGGCAGGCCAGGAAAACACTGTGTATAACAATTTCTGTGTCTAAAAATAACTGTCCCAGTTGGCATTCTTATATAACAATACCTTTGGATGCAGCTATTGTGCTGATAGTGATGTATGTAACAGGAtgagtttgaaattttgaaatattcctcGAAGAAATTATTGATGCGgatcaatttgtttcaaatgCTGAATGTGAATTTATTTTTTACAGGCTGGTGGTGCATCCGTCTGGAGGAAATGTACTTAAATTCATTGGAGAATCtcaaaaacaaaagttatgaCAAACAAAGATGAATTGTCCATCAGATATGAGCAGATATCAAGAGTTTTGTAAGTCTTCATAAGCATGTTTGTTTTTCTGAGCTTGCTTTCCCAGCTTCTACTCTCTGCAGCTGTAACACTTTGGATCATCACATTGTGGTTCTAGTTATCCCATATGGCTAACCTTAACAGACATGTCATGCCAGAACCTGATTGGATTACCAAGGAACTAAAAAATCCTCTTGGATTTCAATAGGATCATTCAAGATAAAGGATAAAAGAGGActatattttaaaattaccaCTCAAATCAAGCAAACGTTCTGAAGGAGTTCCATTGGATTCCTATCAGATATTTTTGTAGCAGATTATCATTTATATGGTTTTTTTTGACCAGTGTGTATGGATGGTTAAAGTTTTCATATGTCAAGCTGCACACTGACAATCTTGTTTGATTAATACAGATGAAACTCATGAGAGTGTTGGAAGCTGTATTCTTTGCATATACAACCATTTTGTTTGCACATACACAGTAACAATAGCTCCATCCAGCCAATCACCATTGCCAAGCCCTATTGCTTCTCATGACACGTCAGCCCATTGGGGGCAGTGCAGTACATTCTCCTGATCCAACAGCTGAATGCTTTGACTTTCTTTCATTCCGGCAGAATGCAAGAAGGAAGACTGGAAATGGCCCATGAGTTGGTTGAGAAGGCAATGAAGATAGAAGAAGATGAGCTTGGTGGCAGACCACAAAGACTGGTAGAGCTCTACGACTCTGCCGCAAACATTTACAATGCTGTGAGTCATACTACGGAGTTTTCATAGATTTAAATGAGCATGTAGCATAGACTGCACTGGCATAAACCCCCTTTTCCACATCAGAGGTCCTGCTTTGCCATAGAGAACAATAGGGTTGTTCCAAACTTTGATGGGTACAAGGTTGAAAGATTTGTtcaagaaattgcaatttttgACTCATGTTTTCTTGTCAGATTATGCATTTATCATTTTGACTTTGTCTAAAAACATTACACATAATAGCATACAGTAATTCTTATGGAAGTTTTGACAAACTCAGACTACActcgacaaagtattgtaagCAGATACAATATGCAACTTCCCAGTAATTCTTGTGACTCATCAACTGTTCTTCATTacttgtgatttttttccagaaaATCGTCCTTATCGACTATGTCAGCCGATCCATGTTATCGGTTCTCAGACCCTGCATAGACTTCAGGCAAAAGGGAATAAAACTTAGGGAAAGCTTCGAAGGAGACAGACACAAGGTAAGGAATGAAGTGAAATCAAGGCACTGACATGAGATTATGATGAGTCAGCAAGTTTCATGGCATGGTCAAATCACTGGGCACTACAAAGCGACATAACCAATAGACGGTTGCAGAGTCAAACTTCCGAGAGGCATTATGTAGAAATTTAGGATGTTTTATGCACTGTTCAGTGTTGGATTTAACTTTTGTGCTTTTCTGTTTGAAAGATGCATGATGgttttttcttgtaaaatttcagttcaagagAGCTTACTCCATGATGAAACTAGCCTTCAACATCAAGACGTGGTACATGATCGGCGGCGACAGTAACTTCTCTGCAGAGGAAGCAATGGAGGAAGGATTCAGAAATGTCAGGGAAGCTAAAGAAATATTCCTAGAGGTGAGGTACTGTTGGAACAGATACGTAGACAAACAAACTCTGAAGTGTTCTGAAGTGCAACTGTAACCATGGTTTGTAGTCTGACAAACACAATTGTTGATCGAGTGTTACGTACATTTTAAGGTTATATGTGCCTCGATAGTGacagacttcaacttttgttctaaacttttatcaagaaatatttcaaccattctctttcaaaatcaagaatgaaaacttggggtcaccgtgcaaattttggtattagagaaaaattacccaagatttaccaaatttgaaatttgaaaatggctgccatccctatattaactctatggagaaaaataaagtttttgattttttagaAAGCTAAGACAATGAAAAGTTTccccaagagttttaaaatggaagccccacaagtggtagatcagaaaagaattgtgaaaattttgaccgATATCAGTCCCACGGATCATTCTACTGTAAGGGTGCCATTCAGGTGTGAtatgattaaatatttttcagtgacagtCAATTTGGAAGATGTTATGTTGGACACTTCCAAAATGGCCTGATTGTTACCATCATGTCATTTTTCATCCACAGCTGGAAGAGATGGGTACAGAGCAGAGTGTCTCATGAATGAGGGTCTGTTAGTTGGTGAACACGACCAGGAAAAGGCCTTGAAGGTAAGATTAATGACTCTGCAAGCTCTGTTAGAAAAACAGAGTTACAATGCAGAGTTTCCGTAACAATGCTCGCAATAGTGCTTTTGCCTTGTGTTGTATGGATTACAATATCTTATCTTGACTTCAATATCTTACTTGTTCTCAGTTAACAAGCTGTTTAGAGCGTGTAAAGTTGTGACGCTCGTTTTCTCTAACGAAATGGAGGATCATAGCTTTCATCATTTTGTATTGGTTGATGCCGCGGAAAGTTTGTAGAACATTGCTTTATGGAATGTTATTCTAAATAATAATTTCCGTTTGTTTGAGTCAGCAAATAGAATTCCATTGCATTCAGAATTTGCATGTCTCGTACACCAGCTCAAAATGTAATTCATTGTATGTGAGCCAAGTTAGGGTATCCCTTACCTCTCATGTAAACCAATCACAACTGATTGTTTTTCACTCTTTGTTTTACAGCTGTATCAAGAGGCTGAGGAGCTGTGCTTACAAGTGTACGGTGAGAACAGTGTGCTGTCCGGCAGGCTTTTGATGAATACTGGTATACTGGTTGAGGAGATGGGAAATTATGAAGAAGCCTACACCTATTTCAGCAGAGCTTTCAGAAATAAAGTTGAGGTAAGTTTAACAGTAGTCTCTCAATAGGTAGAGGCACCTCCTAACTTTTTACGCTAAAAATGGGACAActgtattgattttgaaagcaaGGTTCTTAGCAACTGTTCAGGAACATGAAGCAGAAAATCCACGATGTAAGCAGCACAGAAAAGATATTACCTGCCATCATACATTGCATAAGACAAAATCATTATCGAAGCGAAAACTCTAAGTAGACCAAGTGTTGAGAcaacaataaaacatttttaggTAGGATATGCCTTGGGGACGGGTtgtctgactctcaaactttcacaatatttttttggcTTACCACTTATGGacactcattttgaagcttatgggataaataaacttttcatcagccttagtgttttgaaaatcgggaattttattttccccatagagttcacacagggatcacagcagccattttgaatttcaaatatcattaaatgttaggtaattgtttctctattttaccaaaatttgcctGGTAACCCCTAATTTtcattcgtgattttgaaagaaaatggttgaaagtttgccttaggaaaatttgagcaaatgttAAAGTATTTTGATTTCGAGGCGCAGACTACCTTAAGACTGTTTTCTTATCTACATAGGTAAGCTGGTAGAAGTTACTCATATCCACAAATCACATAATTTTTGTGCACACAGTGTGTACCATCCAGGTTGACCTCATCAATGTGACCTTGACCCTTTTTATGACATTGTTTCATTCACAGGTGTATGGCCTTGACCACCCACAGACTCACCGGGGCATCAGACTGCTTGAGGAACCCATGTACAAGAGAATCGCTCAAAGTCGAGGCGAGAACCCTCTTGAAGAGTATAAATAGCACCAGAAGTGGataattctttttttcaattctgCCTTTGTCGTCCATTATATTTTTATAGGCAATTTTAATATGTTAATATACTTagaattatattatattatatttcatttcGATTTGTATTCAGCTAAATTGTGAATCAATCTTCTTTTTTTTAACTAACCCAGCAAAGGCCTTGTAAATACTGCAAAGCATACAGATATAGCAGCTGTAAACGTGCAAGTGCTAGTTTCACATCGGAGTGTTGTAAAGTGTGGAATTTTTCTATCTTCAAAATGAAatcttttatcattattgaattTTCCAGGACAGCGTTGACATACAAGGGCACCAGAGCCTAGGCAAAGATGGTCTTCAATCAAAGAAGCCGCGAATTACTCCATGCAAAGAAAATActacacagtttgaattttaaagTAGACATAATAGGTTATCTCACTTTGAGGTCAATATAATAGGTTATCTCACTTTGAGGTCGATATAATAGGTTATCTGACTGTGAAAACTTTGTTCAAGTGCAGTTCTTTGTACACTTTGACCTTTGAGCTTTGTGTCATATCTGAAGGCTCTTCCGAAATTCAGTATTTTCTTACTTCATACAAATTCCAAAGCTACATGTATGAAATGCCCAAATGTGCAATTATAAACATAGATTTACCTATGCAAATAACATTACCCCAAAATCTATAATTATATCCATTATATGTTACAAGAATTACAAACATATAGACATAATGATTTAGATTGTGttcatatataaatgtatgtacaaACAGATTTCTTTTTCAAGCCTTGCCTCTTGTACCATGTATTCCATTCTTATCGTTTTCAgtggtagatttttga comes from Ptychodera flava strain L36383 chromosome 8, AS_Pfla_20210202, whole genome shotgun sequence and encodes:
- the LOC139138472 gene encoding TPR repeat-containing protein DDB_G0287407-like isoform X3, whose translation is MGCGSSHSYQAEVLQTWDEVKKTVQSRPHKGKLVVRRSGWKTVRIFVSSTFRDFHAERETLVKEVFPDLRVWCEKRRLYLVDCDLRWGVPKDTTTEETLRTCLGEIDRCYSDNIMPFFLNLTSERCGWIPNRNEVPQSVIEEYRWVMGLSVTEMEVIHGAYRVDNPNSLFMMRNAKFLDSVPEEHHPVFVDPNPIAADKLKMLKDMLKNKFPSDQVGYYTCEFEHIDPDDGRVYLKGLDKSFRDQIFNFFKKRISQQYPLEEVTTDPYKHAQESHESFMKSRSTMVLGRNEILQKISDYITGIAIDRPLIILGGPGMGKSSIIAKVADEATLRASQKQIPGAGDTGWYVFYHFVGAVPGSTDLERALKRLLKEIGIVNEATMPTDLEATCQMTSGVLSNPNTRPTIIIIDALNQFDDDKFSMSWLPRKLAPQIRVVMSMINNTPPHKSLRERTNPPDEAYVTPLDMQSRKEIVTEILGRYNKRLDEEQMTKLLSKDSSQNPLWLAIACEELRVFGVFHEMNTKIDSLADGLLDLLAQVLKRFEEENGGHLLVATLCLLESSSTGLLEIELLEILGDEPHLMPPESSEEKVGAPAKAQVTWKKSQQLPAMKWAAVYRALKPFLRPFGDSGEGRLDFYHRSLSKAVRHMYFLNDDGNENDDDSRDIYQWWHRKLADYFEQVDNLERRIEEYPVHLVKINDKERLQNFLTQWVVFDNLYDDEYSSKLLYYWRQAGGASVWRKCT